A region from the Palaemon carinicauda isolate YSFRI2023 chromosome 9, ASM3689809v2, whole genome shotgun sequence genome encodes:
- the LOC137646378 gene encoding uncharacterized protein: MYTDENLVLYFSGGFAGLYSQFGAYQRWCRTTSTRAQFHEKTLEMAGLLDDPDCPRAGRHRELEKAEIKKSEKAVQRVITAVRNFTNPFTIPDKDRLYSLASGSPPSKDVERDVLEADAVGKAAKADFITRLQSGHQGSFFDPIKRKKLKTMEACNKKIKLTSSQGKVIQYQEQSNVAFLLLVKSQCLDEPIDLDELMKYSLMPVPPSIGTSDGFFAKTNKATILHYLMEEFNQDELPYPKDALFIQDGMALLHVLSNLPPTCGEICLQILDQMIAKKHFLFSTDSYFPGSIKAQERLRRGIAFILSLRHNLLSARHRTMKNENYISLDVS, encoded by the exons ATGTACACAGATGAAAACTTGGTTTTATACTTTTCAGGTGGCTTTGCTGGACTGTACAGTCAATTTGGGGCATACCAGAGGTGGTGTCGCACAACTTCCACGCGGGCCCAGTTTCATGAAAAGACCCTTGAAATGGCTGGCCTTCTTGACGATCCTGACTGCCCAAGGGCTGGGAGGCATCGCGAGCTTGAgaaggcagagataaagaagagtgagaaagctGTTCAAAGAGTCATCACTGCTGTCAGAAACTTCACGAATCCATTCACAATCCCAGATAAGGACAGGCTCTACTCCTTAGCCTCTGGTTCTCCTCCATCCAAGGATGTTGAGAGGGATGTGCTGGAAGCTGACGCTGTAGGAAAAGCTGCAAAGGCTGACTTTATTACACGTttgcagagcggccaccaaggaagcttcttcgacccaatcaaaaggaagaaactcaagaccatggaggcatgcaacaagaagatcaagctcacatcatcgcaaggaaag gtcatacagtatcaggagcaaagcaatgttgcattccttctccttgtgaagtcacagtgcctagatgaaccaattgacttggatgaactcatgaagtacagcctgatgccagtgcctccaagtattggaacatcagatggattttttgcgaagaccaacaaagccaccattctgcactacctgatggaagagttcaaccaagatgagctgccttatccaaaggatgccctattcatccaggatggaatggcacttctccatgtcctttctaacttgcccccgacctgtggggagatctgccttcagatacttgaccagatgattgccaaaaaacatttcttgttctcaactgacagctattttccgggatccatcaaagctcaggaaagacttcgacgtggca